One Mangrovimonas cancribranchiae DNA segment encodes these proteins:
- a CDS encoding D-alanine--D-alanine ligase — MKKNIAIIMGGYSSEFEISLKSGNVVYTSLNQDKYNLYRIHILEHKWVYVNDDNVEFPVDKNDFSVIIHDQKILFDCVFNAIHGTPGEDGYMQGYLELLGIPHTSCGMYQAALTFNKRDCLSVLKPHGIKTAQSYYVNLGDTISETAIIEKVGLPCFVKANKAGSSYGITKVYKQEDLQAAIDFAFKEDDEIIIEAFLDGTEVSVGVISYKGNIKVLPITEIVSENDFFDFEAKYLGKSQEITPARINEAQAKKVRTLAKKVYTILKMTGFSRSEYIFKDDEPHLLEINTVPGLTAESILPQQAAQAGISLQDLFSNAIEEALKA; from the coding sequence ATGAAAAAAAACATCGCCATTATTATGGGTGGATATTCCAGCGAATTTGAAATATCCTTAAAAAGTGGTAACGTGGTTTACACATCGTTAAATCAAGATAAATATAATCTTTACCGCATACATATATTAGAACATAAATGGGTATATGTTAATGATGATAATGTTGAATTCCCTGTAGATAAAAATGATTTTTCTGTTATCATTCATGACCAAAAAATTCTTTTCGATTGTGTTTTTAATGCCATTCATGGTACACCTGGTGAAGATGGCTACATGCAAGGCTATTTAGAACTTTTAGGTATTCCGCATACCAGTTGCGGTATGTATCAAGCGGCATTAACATTTAATAAACGTGACTGTTTAAGTGTTTTAAAGCCTCATGGTATAAAAACAGCTCAGTCGTACTATGTCAATTTAGGTGATACTATTAGCGAAACAGCCATTATAGAAAAAGTTGGCTTACCTTGTTTTGTAAAAGCTAATAAAGCTGGTAGCAGTTATGGCATTACCAAAGTTTACAAGCAAGAAGACTTACAAGCCGCCATCGATTTTGCTTTTAAAGAAGATGACGAAATAATTATTGAAGCTTTTTTAGATGGTACCGAAGTATCTGTTGGTGTTATAAGTTACAAAGGAAATATTAAAGTTTTACCCATAACCGAAATTGTTAGCGAAAACGACTTTTTCGATTTTGAGGCCAAGTATTTAGGAAAATCACAAGAAATAACCCCTGCCAGAATTAATGAAGCCCAAGCTAAAAAAGTACGCACTTTAGCCAAAAAAGTCTATACCATTTTAAAAATGACAGGCTTTAGCCGAAGTGAATATATTTTTAAAGACGATGAACCACATTTATTAGAAATAAATACTGTTCCTGGTCTTACTGCCGAAAGTATTTTACCACAACAAGCAGCACAAGCAGGTATTTCGTTACAAGACCTGTTTAGTAATGCCATTGAAGAAGCTTTAAAAGCATAA
- the coaD gene encoding pantetheine-phosphate adenylyltransferase, with the protein MRRAIFPGSFDPITLGHYDIIKRGVKLFDEVIVAIGVNAEKKYMFSLEERKAFIEASFKNEDKVKVVTYEGLTVDFCKEIDAQFILRGLRNPADFEFEKAIAHTNRKLSKIETVFLLTAAKTSYISSSIVRDVIRNHGDYSKLVPDSVVVK; encoded by the coding sequence ATGAGACGAGCCATATTTCCTGGGTCTTTTGACCCCATAACATTAGGACATTACGACATTATTAAACGCGGTGTAAAACTTTTTGACGAAGTTATTGTGGCCATTGGGGTAAATGCAGAAAAAAAATACATGTTCTCTCTTGAAGAAAGAAAAGCCTTTATTGAAGCTTCTTTTAAAAATGAAGATAAAGTAAAAGTAGTGACTTACGAAGGTTTAACGGTTGACTTTTGCAAAGAAATCGATGCGCAATTTATTTTACGTGGCTTACGTAATCCTGCCGATTTCGAATTTGAAAAAGCCATTGCTCACACCAATAGAAAACTCTCTAAAATAGAAACTGTCTTTTTATTAACTGCTGCAAAAACATCATATATTTCTTCATCTATTGTTAGAGATGTTATAAGGAATCACGGCGATTACAGTAAACTAGTTCCCGATAGTGTTGTTGTAAAATAA